The Vitis vinifera cultivar Pinot Noir 40024 chromosome 1, ASM3070453v1 DNA segment CATTGGTGAAACCCAATCAACCAGAGGCCTCCACATGCGGGTATCAACAAGCTCTTCTACCAACCCCCGTATACTCGAGGTGACACATGGAATTTGATGGCAATGGATCCCTTAGCGGCAACATACCACCCTCCTTTGAATCCAGTTGAAATAGGTTTGATACATGTACGATCTATCTTGCCTCAATAAAAGCCTTCAATCGAATCCACCAAACCCAAACCCTCAACATGTCCCCAAAACTTGATGATGGGAGGGTGCCAATCCCACAACCAAGGTGCAACAGGTCCATCTAGGACCCTCCCAAGCCCTGCTACTAACTCAAGTAGATATACTAGCATCAAGGTATCATTCCTAAGTAGGATGTCTTCAAAGGAGAGGAGACCAAGTGGAGGGGTCATGGGGTGAAACACAATAGAACAATGTGCCCTAGCCCCTCATGAAATGAGAGGGATGTAAGTCAACACCATCTACACAAAAGATTAGGTTGACACCACTTCACTAGAGAGCAAACCGAGTCCAACTTTACATGAAGGATTAGATTGACATTCACCAACAGGAGTTTAGGTTCACCAACCTTGTGGGACCACCCCCATGAGTTTAAAGAGGCAAAAGAGTGATATCTcacttagaaaatatcttcccAATTGGTAGGAGATGATGCATTCGCCACAGGGAGCATCCACTAAAGTGAGGTTCAACACCCGTACAAAGCATTCCTTCCAACCTAATACAAGGAGTATCAATGCAAATATACAACAACATAAGGCACATGTAATATGTAATTGTGTAAGTGGAGGATCATTTGATACACATGGCGGTGCATTACTAGGGATTGTCATATTGAAACAGAGAGTGTGTAAAATTGGGCATATGACAAACGTTACTCTTGTTCCTAGTCTTTGGAATGGTCAATGCCATAGGAACAGTTTCACTTCTGCCACCACTCAACTTGGAAGGGATACCTTCTTCATGAAGTTGGAGAACCAAGGCATCCATCCCAGGAATAATAATCTGCCTACTACAGGCCCTATCCATAATCCATcacaaaaaattacaaatgCTGAGTCAGCCAAAAATTCATACCTTCCAAGTTTCAACATATTATAAAATAGCATAGAAACAATAAAGCAGAGAATTTaggtttattttcattcttcatttcctCACCTGTGCATATTAGGAGCTACAGATTCACAAATTGGAATTTCAACAGGCAGCTTGCACAATACAATAGAGCAGCATGCTCCCTTAGCAACTTCCTTGAGACAGCAGAGCTCAATTATGCAATAGAGCAGAAACCTGAAAGACATGAAAAATCAGCAATCACTAATCATGTATCATATATTTTGTTAAAACTCCCACCTGCTCCTTCAGGGTTGGCTCCATAAAACCAGTCAATCTCAAGCTTAATGAAACCCAAGGGAGAAGAAGTTCATTTCAAATAAATGCTCTTATAAGGACTGTCTTCCAGGTGCACCAAGAGAGCAAACTTTCACAGGAAGAACAACCTTGGTAATAAGAACTTCAGTTGGCAAAGTATTTGGTGCTTGATAAAGAAATCCTCAACAACCTTCAAAACCTTCCGCATggtgtacctttttttttttttttgctaattgAGGAATCTTCCATGGCCCTTAGAACTCTCCATGGGGACCTAAACCTCAGGGTGCTGACTGCCCCGCAAAACTAGCACCGGGTAAATTCAAGGTATCATCAATAGTAGGATTCAAAACCAGGATCATGTGTCACTTATTAGAACCACACTTCTCAGTGTTCGCCTTGACCAATCGGGCTACCCTGGTAGGTGTTCAGCATGATATACTTTTATCCACACTCATGAAACATGAAATATTATGAGTTATGCCTCATGAGTTATATGCAGCTGGCATatcataaaaaacaagttaTGTGCTCTGCATATCACAAAACCAGAACATGGCTCTGGAAAATTATTAGATCAATTAAAACTCAATATAAAATTCTCCAGTGTTCTATTCATGTGTGTAAATCTCCTAGATCAGATAGCCAATCCCAACAAGAAAATAACTTTGTTTTAGCTAATTAGTAAACCCAAAGAACAAAAAGGGGCTACTAGGAGCCAACAAGGCAGCTAAATTAGGTCTTCTACATTCTAAAGAATTGCATAAACAATGAACAATTCTTTAGAAGGCAGTGTTCTATTTATGTGTGTAAATCTCCTAGATCAAATAGCCAATcccaacaagaaaataaatttgatttaagcTAATTAGTAAACCCAAAGAGCAAATAGGTCTACTAGAAGCCAACAAGGCAGCTAAAGAATTGCATAAACAATGAACAATTCTACATTCTCCTAAAATATTTCAGTCAAACACATCTAAGggaaaagtaatatttttgaTAGGGAAAAGTAATATGAATATAACAAATGGATTAATAGAAGCCAAGATCTAAACTAGGCCTTTTGGCCTCCAAAGAAATGCATAAACAATGAACAATTCTACAATCTACCCAAATATTTCAGTCAATATAAAATAGGCATTTGGATTCCAAAGAATTGCATAAACAATGAACAATTCTACATTCTACTCAAATATTTGAGTCAATATAAAACAGGCCTTTTGGCTTCCAAAGAATTGCATTAACAATGAACAATTCTAAATTCTACCCAAATATTTCAGTCAAACACAGCTAAGGTAAAGTAAGATAAATGTAaaagcttgaagaaaataaCTCTAGTATCATGATAGGGTGGTTGGTAACTCCTACATTCTACTCAAATGTTTCAGTCAAACACAGCTAAGGTAAAAGTAAGATAAATGTAAAAGCTTGCAGAAGAAAATAACTCTAGAATCATGATAGGGGTTGGTAACCCTCATCCTTGAACTTGAGATTCAAGGTGTATTTGAATGCTTGGCTACCTCATCACATGTCAAGGATTGGTTGTCTGTGTTTGAAGGTTTTGCATTCCTCCATGAGGGGGAACTTGCTTGGGTGGCACGGAAGCTTTGTAGGTAAAAGAAGGGAGAAGGCATGGAAGGCTGCACCTTTATGCTTAATGTGGACTTTATAGAAGTAAAGGACTGGGAGAGCATTCAATCATGTCGAACAGTCCGACCAAGCTATCAAATAGTcctttttgtataattttgtgaATTGGGTTAAGGTATATATAGAGGATTACATTTTGTCTATGATTGACTTTATAGATTGGTTGTTTGTTAAGGGGATGGCTTCCTTGTCTCTTTGCTACCTAGTTTGTTTGGCGTTTAtttgtatacttcatgtgtGCTTTTTTGCCGTCTCTAGGTGTTTCTAATGCAACCTCTTACTTacctataaatatatatatgctaTAGGTTTGTGGGCAAATAGCTTGACTCATATCACAACAGAAATtcaaagaaatacaaaaaatcCTTGGGCTGCCagagaaaaataaacaacacaAGATCTTTCCATGGTGTGAAGATAATCCTATAAATACATTTCAGATATATGCTTCCACCATGACCGATAGAGTTATAAAGATATACAACGAGTAGAACATCTATTGTACACAAGACTCTTATGCTGTCTAAGAAGCACTCCAAATACACAGGGATAacctacctttttttttataagtaagagATTGTATAAATATAAGTGCAAAAAATACGCAAGAGTATACAGGTTGTATACAAATAAAACAAGCAAAAAGCAGAAAAGATGGTACAAAaaaatactccctccctcaTCCAATACCCAACCACTCTATGAAATCAATCAACTGCATATAGTCACCACCTATATACACCCTAACCCTATAGAGAAATTGTTTAGGAATAAACTTTTTGGCCTTTGATCAAATAATTCCTCACTATCAAAAaatctcatgtttctttccttccatatcGTCCAGAAAATGCAGGTAGGAGCAGCTCTCCAAGCCTTAATCCACCTTTCCTCTATAAAAGACCCATGCCACCCTTGGAGGGTTTCCCTAACTGACTCAAGAAATAACCCACCATACACCTAAAATGGAGAACACCAGCTGTCATAATAATCTCGCCTTGtcacaatgaagaaggataTGATCTATGACTCTTAACTCCTCATTGCACAAAGTACGCCTATCAGCCACAATCCACCCTCTTTTTTGAAGCTGATCCTAAGTCAAAACCTTCCCCCAACAAGCCTCCTAAGTGAAGAAACTCATCTTTGAAGGAATCCAAGGGTTCCAAATTATCTTTACAGGGAAAGGAATACCTTATGATACCATGAAAGTAATATATACCACGGCTAAACATTGACAATGGATTATCCAATCCAATAAGGACTTATTCAACTAACAAAAATAACCAGAAAAAAATTGCTTGAGACTAGAGTATCTGAACAGGGACAGGAGGTGAAGCAAACCAAAATGGTCATGAAGTTATCAACAACAAGCCCATGGACTTAAGGAACAGACATATAAAAAACTAACGCAGAAGCTGAATACTGATCCTTCAATTTATACTGAAATGAGAATAAGATAATTGCCAATACAAAAGGTTTATCATTCACCAGATTGGACCTTATAAAAAATTCTAGGAGAAACTTCCCAGCAATTGTATTAATTGATTGCTAGGAAACCAAAAAAACCTCCCCTGTTACAATAATGGCCAATAAAATTTCCCCAATTTCATTTGCGAAGAAATTATAATTAGTTCTGCATATAAAATGTTAAACTCGATCAGTAAACTAACTGCCAGGGCTTCCATGGTCCTCCTACTTATCCTTCACCACTACACCACACTCCCCTGCGACAATAAGAGTTGTTGCCATGCCAAGAAACATCCCATGCTCGACAACACCAGCAAGCCGCAGAATGGCATCACTGGCAACCTTCAAATCCCCTATTTCTCTCTTGAAATATAAGTCCACGACATAATTCCTGTTATCTGTCACAAAAGGTTCCCCATTCTCGTATGTCCTAAGCTTTGCAACACAACCCGATTCCTCGAAGAACATTTGCAACCTTTGAGCAGTAAATTTCCAGCAAAACGGCACAATCTCAACCGGCATGGCTAGCCCACTACCCCCTAAATGGTTGACCAATTTGGACTCATCAACAATCACAATAAATTTCTTACAAGCGCCCTCCACCATCTTCTCCCTCAGCAGTGACCCACCCCGCCCCTTCACCAAATTCAGATACGGGTCCACCTCATCTGCACCGTCGATAGCAAGATCCAAAATCGGATGCGAGTCCAGATCCGACAAGGGAATCCCCAAAGAAACCGCTTGTTCGTGGGTCTTCTTCGACGTGGGTATTCCCACAATGTTCTTCAGCTTCCCTTGCCGCAAAAGCTCGCCTATTCGGTCCACAGCGTGCTTCGCCGTCGACCCGGTTCCGAGACCAAGAACCATACCGGACTCAACGTACTCCACAGCTTTGTACGCCGCGATTTTCTTCAACTCATCTTGGGTTAGAATCACATGAGGCAGGGACGGAGATGGCGAAGACGGAGACAATATTATCCCTGTCTCCATTGCAGATTTCTCAGACCCAATAAAATGAGGATAAGCAATAGCCATACTTATCCCAACAGAGAGAacccacaaaaaaaataatcagtCTAGGGTTTGGATGAATAAGTTAGGGTGAGGGTCTTGAGATGTGAAGAAAAGAGAACCACGAAATGAATAAAAACTATATCATTAGCCTGCTTTATTCTTGATTCTGAGAAACCCAAGGATGAGATTGAAGGCGGGCACAGAGGATGAAAAGCTATCTAGGATTGTGTGGTGCAGAGAATGGGGACGAGAAATGGAGTAAGATAGGGTTTGGGAGAAGGACTTGAGGGTTTGGATGGTTGTCAGGAACCTGGAGTGATTCATCTTTATATAAAGACGAGGGAGGGAGGGTTCAGAAAACGCGGAACCCCATCGCATTCATGGCAAAATGTCGCATTTGGGGCGGTGGGATACGAGATCCTCGAAAGAATTAATtcatactattttattattttaaataaataaataaatttatattatttacgcaaaaaatggagaaatacgtatttaaaattaagaaatattttttctttttatataaatacttgatcaaggaaaaataaagataaGGAGGAAGTGAGTTTAAGgtcaaaataatgttttttaataaaaaaataatgaaaatagatCTATACTTAcccaattaattttttgtaatcaTGTAATCATATGtgaccttttttttaatataaaaattcactaaccatgattttaaaatttttcttaaaaacataatttatacgagttttaaaattttcctcaaaaatatcttaaaacCATAGCCAACAATaaatgtgattttaaaattattcttaaaatcatagtcataattttaaaattattatttttttatatttatttttaagttttgaaacCCATATACACtcctctaaaaataaataaatattttatttatcatcaatatataaaattttatgcaTGTACATATGGGcgagttttaatttttttttttcaaaatatcaagtttaaaattttaaaaaacgctAATTTTAAAACCACATTATTGATTAGTCTtaactttcaaaaataattttaaaattacagtAGTTGACTGTGCTTTTAAaggtaatatttataaaaaaagtcaCATGGATAATTATCtgatccaaaaaaaattaatttaataaatattttagatggagatttattttcattatttttctaaaaaaaaacgcTATTTTAGCCTTCAACCCGGTGGAAGGGGCGAAACAGAATCTACAATGTTGACCTAAAGATAATTACAATGTGGAAAACATTATAATCAACATCAAAGACGGGGAGAGTCCTAAAGTTGACCAATATCTCTTAACCCAGTCCCTACGCTGCGTCGTTTTGGATGGGGCCATAAATGATATGAAAGGAATCACCAAgcttacatatttttaatggCATAGTGGCGATTGGCGAACAAAGGCACAGGGCATGCCTTCATTCCGATTCTCCGCATATTCCCAACTGCCCGATATCTCCCACCCATTTATATTATAtagtaaataataattaagattttttaatttttttttatcatcatagaTATAAATTTCTTTAGCACAAAGCTGTGCTGAAAATGACACGCAATGTGTGAGGTCCATGCGCTCGCTTGAAAGCTACTCGTTTGGCTCCGCAGCTTTGGTTGTAGTGGTGGGGCCATGTTGTCCAAAGGGGTGATTTAAATCCATTCACGCTTAGGGCAAGGCGTCGTGGGTATCTTCGGAGATGATGGCTGTAAATAAAGCAACATTTTCATGTTTTAGCACTTTACGACTTGACTCCATTGGTGCCGTGTAAAACAACGCCAAATAATCGAGGGGTGTTTGGAGACGGTCCAAGGCTGGACAAGAAAACGTGGACAAGAGTTTGGATGGGAAACTACTTGAGACCAAAACATATGCCACATCGTTTCCGGTCCTGCTCatggttatttttttattcgtttttatcaaattaattttttcttcataacCTTTGTGTTGTCAATGAAAAAGATTCCGTTGAATCTGGTTCATATCTTTGAAGGAATCTGATTCATATCTTTGAAGGAAGTGGTGGGTCGGTCTGAATCTGGGCATTGGATTTGAAAAACCTGTATGTTTTGACCGGAAATTTTGGTATGACTCGGGGTGGATCATGCCTGGACTGGTCATTCTTCAGAGTGGCTGCCGTGTTAAACATGCACTTGAATATGATCAGGATTTTTGGTACACTATTGACTCTGTTAATAAGATGAAAAAGTTCATTATTGGAGATGATCCATTTTAAAATGTTGAAAGGAATGGAAACATGGGTTGTTAAGAAAATTGAATGAAGTTTATAATTCTTTGGTAACGTGGAGGAAAGGGTTCCTCCATTTTGTTTGAATGACTTTTCCAAAATGTTGATGAGACCATCTTTTGATTCCAAATTTTGAAGTAGACGGAACTTTCCTTTGATTCATCATTCATGTGGAATTAGATAAACATACCCACCAGTCAATTAATTAAGCTAAAAAAACTCGTACAGTTTAATTTACCAAGAAATTGAAGAGATGCCAATATTGGCAGGCCTTGAGGCTGGATTATTCCTGTCTCTTAGCATTTCACTCTCCCCTTCAACCCCAAGTAGCTCTCCGTTTTGGGCAGTCACCTTAATTCAGTTGACTGATTCATGAAGATGGCCCAGGAGCATTTCCTCTCTAATTGTCCCATCACTTAATTcagttggatttgatttttaGCTAGATTTCAATGCCGATTGGAAAGAGAATAATCCTCATATTTCTCTCTTTCATGGGTGTGAACCATGGGATTCTTATGGGTGAGTTACAgggacaaaaaaagaaaaaaagaaaaaggttaatGACTGATTCATGAAGGATTTGTATTCCTTGGTTTACATGAATACAAACTTAAAGGGATGATTGAGCCTAGCTCAGATATGCTGCCATGACAATGGAACATGAACAAGAGTAGGAGATGTCAAGACAAAGGATCATCAACCAAAGCCAGAGACCAGAACTCCAACATTTTCATATCTTATCCCAATCAACATCTAGATGCCAGACTGCCAGTGCCTTTGAATGTAAAGCTTGCAAAGACAAAACATAAAGTTCAGCGTAGAAGATGTTCATCATCACATAGACACCAAAAAATTGAAACGTTGTCATGCTGTAAAATCGTAGAGTTAAGCCTTTAATTTTTGATATCTGGGAAATGTATAGTTAGAGAAAGATGGCTGATTTTCAATCTAGTGTAGTACCACTATAGAGCTTCTTTAATTTAAAGACTATCTGGTTTTAGCACAGTGTATAGAGAGTATTAATTTAAACTGTGTCTACATCCTCTCTAAATGGATTTCTTTGTctagttaagaaaaaaataagagaaaatccCCAAAATGAACTTATGCTAGTCATTTGAGGTGATGATTCTCCATAGAAGATCCATTCTATTTTGTAATGACTTCATACTCATGAAGAGTAACATCCAAAGGGCAACAGAAAATTTCTGCTAGGGATgttcaaacaaattttaagcAAATTCAATGATGCAAGGGATGGATAACTTTTGTTCCGAGAAGATTTTATATGAAGTGCTATATTTAATCTTTTGACGATATTGCTGACAGAAAAGAAGTGTCTTCCTCATCACCAGCATGCAATCAAGCATTCAAACCAAGCAAAACTTCTATCTTAGAGCAATGACCTAAAGGCATTGCATTCCAGATTTCTCACCAACCATGAATATTGAGGCAAAGGAATTTTACATAaacttcaaatatatgaaagCAGTTTAAAATAGATGACAATATATAGTGAAAGGGAGAAGAGGGCAAACACATGCTGCCAGAATAGAAGTGCTGAGGCCTCTTTAACTGCATAACCCCTCAAGCTGGCAATTGCTCCCAACAAGATGGCACTTGGTGTTGTGTACTGCAACAAAAGCACAAATATGGACATCTGATCACCATGGACGAGAAAATTCAATTTATCAGCCAAGAAGACAATCCCAATCCCAAGCAAAGGAAGCACTAATAGCCTTGCCACAGATATACCAATTGTAGTTCGAAGCCCAAGTTTAGAATCATTTGGTCCCTCAGCAAGCATACCTCCAAGAACAAGCATCACAGAAGGAACCATTGCACCAGCCAAGATCTCTAAACTGTCTGTAATGAAAGACAGTGGAGCATCATGGCCAAAGACAAAAGATTTGAACTGAGGCACCATACCAACAATGATGGCTAGTAGAGAAGCGATTGTTGGGGGTTGCAGAATGTGCTTTATTGGAGTTTGTTCAGCAACAACTCTCATCCTCCTGACCACTTTCGGCTCAGCAAAACACCTAATAGACTCAGAACGGGTATTACCTGTTTCCCCAACAAGATCAAGGTCAGACATAGTCAAATTTGAGATGCTGTTAAAGACCCCAGCAATAAAGGGTGTCTTGGAATGTTCTGTTTCTTTATCCTCGATGCCTGGCCATTCAGCTTCTACAAGGAGAGGCCTGCTAATATTGTTGACTAGCTGTGGTTCCCCAATCTCAATTCCTTCATCAACAATCTCATAAAAATTCATTGGAGGCTCCATCATGTGATAAACAAAGGTATAAACAAGAATTACAGCAACCCATTGGGCAAAAGAGACATAAGCCACTCCTTTCCCATAGCAATCTGGCCCAAATGGATTATTTGCAGTATGACAGACGGATCCAACAATAGCAAGGGGGAGATTTCCAGTATTGCCCAAACCAGTCATGATAATAGTGAATCTATTGAATTGTGCAGGCGGGCGACATATAATCACTACTAAGTACCCAAGGAAGCAACCGATTAATGTACTAACCAGCACGTTAACAGGGACAAACCACCAGAATGTAAAATTCTCGAGTGTAATGAATTGACCCAGATTAGTAAAGATTAGGCAGGGCAAGAATAGAGCAAACACAAGCTTGCTGAGGAGCTTGAATGTCGACCTAGGGATCATCTGGGTTTTCGGGTGTGCAAGAACTAGTCCTATAACTGTGAGGGAGAGGAGTTTCAACAAAGGCACCACAGCACTTACCAAATCCTCCCTGCTAGACTCCATATTGCTATCATATAAAGGAGCAAAAACCTCTTTCTTTCTCAAGTACTTGGAGATCAAGAACAATATCTCtgcaataaattaaaaacaaaaccccAAATTATTCAACGGATTTCAATTGCACTCGATATTCTCAGAACATCAAAAGTAAATACAGCATCCAGAACCCGCACTCCACATCTGATTAATTTTGAGTTCTAAGATAAGGGTTTGTCAACATATCATCACCGATAGTGATGAAATCAAAGAGAATGCAACGTGGGTACAACAGAAAATCACAAAAATTAATCCAACCCACGAGAATTAAAACACGCGCTTAAAGGAAAATGGGGAACGGAACCAAAATCGAAGAGAATACAACACGGCTTCAACATATCATCAAGAAATACAACCAAATTCGTGACAAGTATGGGATCAACAGTTTTTCAGAAACTAAAACTACATCAATGAGAACACAACATGATTTATGAAAATCTTGTGCGTAGGTGCGTACAAGAAAGCTGAAGCTGAggatttagagagagaaacaacTCACAGAAGAAAGAGAAGTGCATGAGAGACCCACCAGGACCATGCCAATTTGCTTGAAAAAGGTGAGACGATGGTCGAGAGAGATGGAACTCCTTCAAACAAATTTGTTTTGCATTTGTGGGTCTTGTTTTTAGGCAAATGTTTTgttgagaatttatttttggataattATTTCTCTTGAAATACAtgatataaatgatatttactcatatttttttgttaccatattcttaaaataaaataaaataccatattttataaaattaattattgaaatttatgTTTGCATTTCCAGGTATGATATTTTCAATAGgatgtaaaattattaaatttgagaaattattatcttataaaattattttatgtaaaataacTTCTGATTTTGTCGTGGAATTTATGAAGCGTAAATAAAAACTCAattattaacaaatataaaaaatgaaactttttttcaaaataaattatatgtaaggTACAAGTTTCATGACCTTTAATtgttggaatttaaaaaaaaaattaaattttactcTAACAATCTTATCgagaaaaatttgttttcatttactCGTGATAAAAAGGAACTCAAgtgtataaaatataaaatttaagtagtaatttagaaataattaatattttatatactttttaatCAAATGTGTTGTATTTGATAATTCAAATACTTTAATcatattctttattttgtaattactttttttataagaaaaattatcataattttataattttataattttttattatattcttcattttattttattttattttataattttgtcaCATTTTACTTTATCAACTTTGGAATATTTATGATTTCCTCTGGTTTTAGTGTATGCTACTCAATATTTTACCATTATTAAAAAAGGTCCATTTGAGAAAGggttttgctttttatttaagCTAACCCAAAGTGAAAGTTGTGAAATATAAAATAGCTttgtatataaattaaaataattttactaatttttatattaaacccTTCATTTTAAATCATAGAAAGTATCAAAGTTTTAaagcttttttttaaaaaaaaatgtgtttttgaaatttcaaaaggCATCATTTGAAATCATGGAAAGTATTAAAGCTTTAAAGCTTTAAAAAAGAGTcactttgaaaatttaaaagcGAAT contains these protein-coding regions:
- the LOC100247460 gene encoding probable ribose-5-phosphate isomerase 2, producing the protein MAIAYPHFIGSEKSAMETGIILSPSSPSPSLPHVILTQDELKKIAAYKAVEYVESGMVLGLGTGSTAKHAVDRIGELLRQGKLKNIVGIPTSKKTHEQAVSLGIPLSDLDSHPILDLAIDGADEVDPYLNLVKGRGGSLLREKMVEGACKKFIVIVDESKLVNHLGGSGLAMPVEIVPFCWKFTAQRLQMFFEESGCVAKLRTYENGEPFVTDNRNYVVDLYFKREIGDLKVASDAILRLAGVVEHGMFLGMATTLIVAGECGVVVKDK
- the LOC100249273 gene encoding protein PIN-LIKES 2, translated to MESSREDLVSAVVPLLKLLSLTVIGLVLAHPKTQMIPRSTFKLLSKLVFALFLPCLIFTNLGQFITLENFTFWWFVPVNVLVSTLIGCFLGYLVVIICRPPAQFNRFTIIMTGLGNTGNLPLAIVGSVCHTANNPFGPDCYGKGVAYVSFAQWVAVILVYTFVYHMMEPPMNFYEIVDEGIEIGEPQLVNNISRPLLVEAEWPGIEDKETEHSKTPFIAGVFNSISNLTMSDLDLVGETGNTRSESIRCFAEPKVVRRMRVVAEQTPIKHILQPPTIASLLAIIVGMVPQFKSFVFGHDAPLSFITDSLEILAGAMVPSVMLVLGGMLAEGPNDSKLGLRTTIGISVARLLVLPLLGIGIVFLADKLNFLVHGDQMSIFVLLLQYTTPSAILLGAIASLRGYAVKEASALLFWQHVFALFSLSLYIVIYFKLLSYI